The proteins below come from a single Desulfitobacterium metallireducens DSM 15288 genomic window:
- the nifJ gene encoding pyruvate:ferredoxin (flavodoxin) oxidoreductase, whose protein sequence is MAKKMKTMDANQAAAEASYALTEVAAIFPITPSSPMAESVDEWAAHGKKNVFDQPVRVVEMQSEGGAAGAVHGSLQAGALTTTYTASQGLLLMIPEMYKMAGNLVPAVFHVSARALATQSLSIFGDHQDINACRQTGFAMLCSNDVQEAMDLGFISHLSAIKSRIPFLHFFDGFRTSHEIQKIEVTPYEEISKLVDYQAIQEFRDRALNPEHPVLRGSAENPDIYFQGREVSNPFVEAVPDIVENYFKEFKKISGREYHPFEYYGDPEAENIIIAMGSVCNTTEETIDYLRGKGEKVGLLKVHLYRPFSKKYFFDALPQSVQKIAVLDRTKEPGSTGEPLYLDVVQMFNHETQKPFIIGGRYGLGSKDTTPSQILAVYENLKQDQPKDRFTIGIVDDVSHTSLPLKEIVDTMPEGTISCKFWGLGSDGTVGANKSAIKIIGDNTDLHVQGYFEYDSKKSGGTTISHLRFGKKPIKSSYFVFDADYIACHNKSFLYNYDLLKGLKKKGTFVLNCSWKPEEVEDHLPALFKRYIAKNDINFYIIDAISIAGEIGLGGRINMVMQAAFFKLANVIPVDDAIRYLKDSIQKVYGKKGANIVEMNQKAVDKGIEALHKVEVPASWADIPDEMMPIKEEPDFIKNIQRPMARHDGDDLPTSAFVGIEDGTHPLGTSAYEKRGIAVYLPEWQIDKCIQCNQCSYVCPHATIRPYLLDENELTKAPDTFKTKKPINKKLESYHYRIQISPLDCTGCGNCADICPAPGKALVMKPADHEIEMESENWEFALTVSEKRNLLDVKTLVGSQFATPLLEFNGACPGCGETPYAKLLTQLFGDRMLIANATGCSSIWGGSSPSIPYTTNAEGKGPAWMNPLFEDNSEFGFGMYIGSKQIREKIADLMRQGLASSISENLKQAFQEWLDNMDDGEGSKKASARVLEVMKTENGSGNPILSEILAKKDYLVKPSVWIFGGDGFAYDIGYNGLDHVIASGEDINIFIVDTEVYSNTGGQSSKATQTAAIAKFAAGGKRIRKKDLGLIASTYGYVYVAQIAMGANMNQTIKAIAEAESYKGPSIIIAYASCINHGIKSGMGTSMLEMKKAVDSGYWHLWRHDPRLKEQGKNPFILDSKEPTAPFKDFLKGEIRYSSLITVFPERAEELFTTAEKYAQEKYQTLKRFADMQY, encoded by the coding sequence GTGGCGAAAAAGATGAAAACTATGGATGCTAACCAGGCTGCAGCTGAGGCATCATATGCCTTGACTGAGGTTGCCGCTATCTTCCCAATTACACCTTCATCACCAATGGCTGAAAGTGTTGATGAATGGGCGGCTCATGGGAAGAAAAACGTGTTTGACCAACCCGTAAGAGTCGTGGAGATGCAATCGGAAGGGGGAGCTGCTGGAGCGGTTCACGGTTCACTCCAGGCGGGAGCTCTCACGACGACATATACGGCTTCTCAAGGGTTACTTCTGATGATTCCAGAAATGTATAAGATGGCGGGCAATCTGGTGCCAGCTGTATTTCATGTCAGTGCGCGTGCTTTAGCCACGCAATCGCTGTCCATTTTTGGCGATCACCAGGACATTAATGCGTGTCGCCAGACGGGTTTTGCAATGCTCTGCTCGAATGATGTTCAAGAAGCCATGGATCTCGGTTTTATATCTCATTTATCAGCGATAAAATCCAGGATTCCGTTTTTGCACTTCTTTGATGGGTTTAGAACGTCCCATGAGATTCAGAAGATTGAGGTTACCCCTTATGAAGAGATCTCTAAGCTTGTCGATTATCAAGCGATTCAGGAATTTAGAGATCGTGCGCTGAATCCTGAACACCCTGTTTTGAGAGGAAGTGCGGAGAATCCAGATATTTATTTCCAAGGACGCGAGGTATCTAATCCTTTTGTTGAAGCTGTCCCGGATATTGTTGAGAATTATTTTAAGGAATTCAAGAAAATCAGTGGGCGTGAATATCATCCCTTCGAATATTATGGAGACCCGGAGGCCGAAAATATTATTATAGCTATGGGCTCGGTCTGCAACACGACAGAAGAGACAATTGATTATCTTCGAGGCAAAGGCGAAAAAGTGGGACTGCTTAAAGTCCATCTTTATCGTCCATTTTCGAAAAAGTATTTCTTTGATGCTCTTCCTCAATCCGTACAGAAAATTGCGGTCTTGGATCGTACGAAGGAACCGGGCTCAACGGGCGAGCCACTTTACCTCGATGTTGTACAAATGTTTAATCATGAGACTCAAAAGCCCTTTATCATCGGAGGACGCTATGGATTGGGCTCTAAAGATACCACGCCTTCGCAAATCCTTGCTGTGTATGAAAATCTCAAGCAAGATCAGCCGAAGGATCGGTTCACGATTGGCATCGTCGACGATGTTAGCCATACGTCTTTACCGCTGAAAGAAATCGTTGATACCATGCCCGAGGGTACAATCAGTTGTAAATTCTGGGGACTTGGATCAGATGGAACAGTTGGCGCGAATAAGAGTGCGATCAAAATCATTGGGGACAATACGGATCTTCATGTGCAAGGATATTTTGAATATGACAGTAAGAAGTCCGGGGGAACCACGATTTCTCATCTGCGCTTCGGTAAAAAACCCATCAAATCTTCTTACTTTGTCTTTGATGCAGATTATATTGCTTGCCACAACAAGTCGTTCCTCTATAATTACGACCTGTTAAAGGGGCTAAAAAAGAAGGGTACGTTTGTCCTGAACTGCTCTTGGAAGCCTGAGGAAGTAGAAGACCACTTACCTGCTTTATTCAAACGTTATATTGCGAAAAACGATATCAATTTCTATATTATTGATGCGATCTCCATTGCGGGAGAAATTGGCTTGGGTGGCCGGATTAACATGGTCATGCAAGCGGCTTTCTTCAAATTAGCTAACGTTATTCCGGTTGATGACGCAATTCGCTATCTGAAGGATTCAATTCAGAAGGTATACGGTAAAAAGGGTGCCAATATTGTCGAAATGAACCAAAAGGCTGTGGATAAAGGGATTGAAGCTTTACATAAAGTTGAAGTTCCAGCGTCCTGGGCTGATATCCCTGATGAGATGATGCCCATTAAGGAGGAGCCTGACTTTATTAAAAACATTCAGCGCCCCATGGCACGTCACGATGGAGATGATCTTCCGACCAGCGCTTTTGTGGGGATAGAGGATGGAACGCATCCGCTGGGTACGTCCGCCTATGAAAAACGAGGGATTGCGGTTTATCTCCCGGAATGGCAAATTGATAAATGCATCCAATGTAACCAATGCTCATATGTCTGTCCGCATGCCACGATTCGTCCTTACCTCTTGGATGAGAATGAACTCACGAAAGCACCGGATACCTTTAAGACGAAGAAGCCAATAAATAAGAAGCTAGAGAGTTATCATTACCGAATTCAAATTTCTCCGCTCGATTGCACGGGATGTGGCAATTGTGCTGATATTTGCCCGGCTCCAGGCAAAGCGCTCGTGATGAAGCCTGCAGATCATGAAATCGAGATGGAATCAGAAAACTGGGAGTTCGCGTTGACGGTTTCCGAAAAACGCAATTTATTGGATGTAAAAACGCTTGTCGGGAGCCAGTTTGCAACGCCCCTTCTCGAATTCAATGGTGCATGCCCTGGCTGTGGCGAGACTCCTTATGCGAAGCTGCTTACGCAATTGTTTGGTGACCGTATGCTGATCGCGAATGCGACAGGGTGTTCGTCAATCTGGGGCGGCAGTTCTCCTTCGATCCCTTATACCACGAATGCGGAGGGTAAAGGGCCAGCTTGGATGAATCCCCTCTTTGAAGATAATTCTGAGTTTGGATTTGGGATGTATATCGGTTCGAAACAAATCCGTGAGAAAATAGCCGATCTTATGCGCCAAGGGTTAGCTAGCTCCATCTCAGAGAATCTAAAACAAGCCTTCCAGGAATGGCTCGATAACATGGATGATGGAGAAGGGTCGAAGAAGGCCTCAGCACGGGTGCTTGAAGTTATGAAAACAGAAAATGGTTCGGGCAACCCTATTCTTTCGGAGATTCTGGCGAAAAAAGATTACCTCGTTAAGCCTTCCGTCTGGATTTTCGGAGGTGATGGCTTTGCTTATGATATCGGCTATAATGGGCTGGATCATGTTATCGCGAGTGGGGAAGATATCAACATCTTTATTGTTGACACAGAAGTTTACTCGAACACGGGTGGACAATCTTCGAAAGCGACACAAACGGCAGCGATTGCGAAGTTCGCGGCGGGTGGAAAAAGGATACGTAAAAAGGATCTCGGGTTAATCGCCTCAACTTATGGTTATGTTTATGTCGCCCAAATCGCGATGGGGGCGAATATGAATCAAACGATTAAAGCGATTGCAGAAGCAGAAAGCTATAAAGGGCCGTCCATCATCATTGCCTATGCGTCATGTATTAACCATGGGATCAAATCCGGTATGGGAACAAGTATGCTAGAGATGAAGAAAGCGGTTGATTCGGGATACTGGCATCTGTGGCGCCATGACCCCCGTTTGAAAGAACAAGGGAAGAATCCCTTCATCCTCGACTCTAAAGAGCCGACAGCTCCCTTCAAAGACTTCTTGAAGGGCGAAATTCGCTACTCATCCCTTATAACGGTGTTCCCTGAACGGGCAGAGGAACTGTTTACTACGGCTGAAAAATATGCCCAAGAAAAATATCAGACGTTAAAACGTTTCGCAGACATGCAGTATTAA
- a CDS encoding MASE3 domain-containing protein encodes MKKRLYQTLLLVIIGLATFSLSKYNYLLYHIIIELGISVIGILIFSSSFIARTLVKKNPFTLVGPAFLTTSLMGILHTLTFKGMNLIPGYSANLPTQLWLALSYILVFAFLFSILFFDKSINYSAVLVSTLVISLGLSVLCFTHFFPNCYIEGQGLTLFKKVSEYVIIFLYLLCLLALSRTKKLEVPFYRRMIAVICLFILSDYCFTLYNDVYGIYNFFGHYIRAIAFIIIYISLLNDLILLPYKEILYDSTHDKLTGLYNRNFFFQAMKEQKWTSPGMMVFDINGLKLINDTFGYIEGDKLILKSAEIISTCISKESLVAYTSGGEFSVIVNNADAKRLDRVLKQFNECKNSYNRENPDLPLSFSHGFYINPNSETETDMLNIYHKAFDNMHLQKLLNSNSKCSTIVKTLLKTLETKDITTKKHVERTANLAAVLAIKSGIPENRLNQIVLLAEFHDIGKIGISDKILLKQGPLTHEERLAIQQHSKLGYEIAIASIELAPISDFILKHHEQWDGSGYPFGLKGDQIPLECRIIAIIDAYDAMINDRPYRKALSKDKVIAEITRCSGSQFDPTLAKLFLEIV; translated from the coding sequence ATGAAAAAAAGACTTTATCAAACATTGCTTTTGGTCATTATTGGCTTAGCGACTTTTAGTTTATCAAAATATAATTATTTGCTTTATCATATCATTATTGAACTCGGTATTTCTGTTATCGGTATTTTGATTTTTAGTAGTTCTTTTATTGCTCGAACACTTGTGAAAAAGAATCCATTCACCTTAGTGGGGCCCGCATTCTTGACGACTTCACTCATGGGGATCCTACATACGCTTACTTTTAAAGGGATGAATCTTATCCCCGGATATAGTGCAAATTTACCTACCCAGCTTTGGCTTGCATTAAGCTATATATTGGTTTTTGCTTTTTTATTTTCGATATTGTTTTTTGATAAAAGCATCAATTATTCTGCTGTTTTAGTTTCAACTCTCGTTATTTCACTAGGCTTATCTGTATTGTGTTTCACTCATTTTTTCCCTAACTGCTATATCGAGGGTCAAGGGCTTACCCTTTTTAAAAAAGTCAGTGAATATGTTATTATCTTTCTCTATCTTTTATGCTTATTGGCCTTATCAAGAACAAAAAAATTGGAGGTTCCCTTCTATAGGCGAATGATTGCAGTCATCTGTTTATTCATCTTATCCGATTACTGTTTTACGCTCTATAATGATGTATATGGTATCTATAATTTCTTCGGCCATTATATTAGAGCTATCGCTTTTATTATTATCTACATTTCTTTACTCAATGATTTAATTCTGCTTCCGTATAAGGAAATATTATATGATAGTACTCATGATAAACTGACTGGACTATATAATCGCAATTTCTTTTTTCAAGCGATGAAAGAACAAAAATGGACCTCTCCCGGAATGATGGTCTTTGATATTAATGGACTAAAGTTGATTAATGATACCTTTGGTTATATCGAGGGAGATAAACTGATCTTAAAATCTGCTGAGATCATTAGCACTTGCATCTCTAAAGAAAGCCTTGTTGCCTATACGAGTGGAGGAGAATTCTCCGTCATTGTCAATAACGCAGATGCTAAACGTCTCGATCGAGTCTTAAAACAGTTCAACGAATGTAAGAACTCTTATAATAGGGAAAATCCAGATTTACCGCTTAGCTTTTCGCATGGATTTTACATTAACCCTAATTCAGAAACTGAAACAGATATGCTTAATATTTATCATAAAGCCTTCGATAATATGCACCTTCAAAAATTACTCAACAGCAATAGTAAGTGCAGTACAATCGTAAAAACACTTCTGAAGACTTTGGAAACAAAAGATATAACGACCAAGAAACATGTGGAAAGAACGGCTAACCTTGCTGCTGTTTTAGCGATAAAAAGCGGTATACCCGAAAATAGATTAAACCAAATTGTTTTGCTTGCTGAGTTTCATGATATAGGCAAGATTGGAATTTCTGATAAAATTCTTTTAAAGCAAGGGCCCTTAACTCATGAAGAAAGACTTGCGATTCAACAACACTCCAAACTAGGATATGAGATTGCCATTGCTTCTATAGAGCTTGCACCAATTTCTGATTTCATCTTAAAGCATCATGAACAATGGGATGGCAGTGGTTACCCCTTCGGTTTAAAAGGTGACCAGATACCCCTTGAATGCCGTATTATAGCTATAATTGACGCTTATGATGCGATGATCAACGATCGGCCTTATCGGAAGGCTTTAAGTAAAGATAAGGTCATTGCTGAAATTACTCGATGTTCTGGAAGCCAATTTGATCCTACGCTTGCAAAACTATTTCTAGAAATAGTTTAG
- a CDS encoding cell wall-binding repeat-containing protein yields the protein MKKKIILGLALPIFLTSMTLGSIPVQAETAQAVRVQGAAVQRLFGTSRFQTAKAISEQLNNGTANDVILTSGNNFPDALSASVLAKKLNAPILLADSTAQSSTEAMDYIKQHLNKSGTVHIIGGAGVLGRDFIDQLNQAGFSNIERIGGQDRFDTNNLITQKINAPKNTPVVIASGENFPDALSISSIASSKGYPILLVGSEGMPQGVKDFLTSDQPSQVYIIGGIGAVPESIKAQVQSLVPSTSITRLSGADRYETAGQILKTFSLNPENLYLASGNNFPDALAGSALASLTGDPIVLVNSTSSSLPPAIADYFKQLHTANVTPDIVSFGGPAVVSDLAVSDTAKYLQGQTVISSDKPLDKLATQLGMIKQTNGEYIFYGTTKFGESMDAIYVSSPTGDSDKGTMLVKDLENESMQNTAKHLWEFFLPGQSDYLASLILPLAWEDTSNVNKDYTLDGKIVRIKYDRNVGVTFYINM from the coding sequence ATGAAAAAGAAAATAATATTGGGGCTTGCACTTCCGATTTTCCTTACTTCCATGACCCTTGGAAGCATTCCTGTCCAGGCTGAGACAGCCCAAGCCGTTAGAGTACAAGGGGCTGCTGTTCAACGCCTGTTTGGTACATCCCGATTCCAGACCGCTAAAGCGATTTCAGAACAACTGAATAACGGCACAGCTAATGATGTCATTTTGACTTCAGGGAATAACTTTCCCGATGCTCTATCCGCTAGTGTATTAGCCAAGAAACTGAATGCTCCCATTCTTCTTGCCGATAGTACGGCTCAGAGTTCAACCGAAGCTATGGACTATATCAAACAACATCTTAACAAGTCGGGAACAGTTCACATTATCGGGGGAGCGGGGGTTCTCGGACGAGACTTTATCGACCAACTCAATCAAGCAGGGTTCTCGAATATTGAACGAATTGGCGGTCAAGACCGATTCGATACAAACAACTTAATTACTCAAAAAATCAATGCCCCTAAAAATACACCCGTCGTCATTGCTTCTGGAGAAAATTTTCCAGATGCTTTGAGCATTTCGAGTATTGCCAGTAGTAAAGGATACCCCATTCTTTTAGTTGGGTCAGAAGGAATGCCTCAAGGAGTAAAAGATTTCTTGACCAGTGACCAACCTTCCCAGGTTTACATTATAGGAGGGATTGGAGCTGTTCCTGAGAGTATCAAGGCTCAAGTTCAGTCTCTTGTTCCTAGTACCTCAATTACTCGTCTCTCGGGTGCTGACCGTTACGAGACTGCAGGACAAATTCTTAAAACCTTTTCCTTAAATCCCGAAAATTTATACCTTGCCTCGGGCAATAATTTCCCTGATGCTCTTGCAGGAAGTGCTTTAGCCTCCCTTACAGGAGACCCGATTGTTTTAGTGAACAGTACTTCTTCTTCACTCCCTCCTGCAATTGCCGATTATTTTAAACAACTGCATACGGCAAATGTCACTCCTGATATTGTATCCTTTGGTGGACCCGCTGTGGTTTCCGATTTAGCTGTTAGTGATACAGCAAAATATTTACAAGGACAAACTGTTATCAGTTCAGATAAGCCTTTAGATAAATTAGCAACTCAATTAGGTATGATTAAACAAACTAACGGTGAATATATCTTTTACGGAACAACAAAATTTGGTGAATCCATGGATGCTATCTATGTTAGCTCACCTACAGGAGATTCAGACAAAGGAACAATGCTTGTTAAAGATTTAGAAAATGAGTCTATGCAAAACACAGCGAAACATCTTTGGGAATTCTTCCTTCCGGGACAATCTGATTATTTGGCTTCACTAATTCTTCCTCTTGCTTGGGAAGATACGAGTAATGTAAATAAGGATTATACTCTAGATGGTAAAATCGTAAGAATTAAATATGATAGAAATGTAGGCGTAACATTCTACATCAATATGTAA
- a CDS encoding HD-GYP domain-containing protein, producing the protein MDLVKKRLSPSSFLNETACADLFDPKGNLLLKKGLFINESIRKRIKNHEVYVLQNHNSLIHRTKNIKKIPKDGYVNLVGSLWSIYHEARMIEAEQIEKTVEFVEEILNKFSVQDIHMDFYSGRLNYSLFKKNDYELFKHVINVALLSALIGTRLGYEEKELRDLTLGAFLHDLGKLRIPRAILNKPAGLTEEEFAIMKRHPLIGEGLLINTPLLPGVVAIIKEHHERWNGLGYPYGLKGNDIHRNAQIVAVADVFEALTADRPYRKGLPPYHALEMIIAESGKDFNPKVVQALKESLTLYPENTRISLNTGEVGVVIAVPIQKPIRPLIHLLFDREGRCLHQDTYVNLMQDSTRFIERVEFEE; encoded by the coding sequence ATGGATTTGGTGAAGAAAAGGTTAAGTCCAAGTTCATTTTTGAATGAGACAGCATGTGCAGACTTATTTGATCCAAAAGGGAATTTGTTACTAAAAAAAGGTCTTTTCATTAATGAAAGCATACGTAAACGCATCAAAAATCATGAAGTTTATGTGCTACAAAACCACAATTCTTTGATACACCGAACAAAGAATATCAAAAAGATTCCGAAAGATGGCTACGTCAATCTCGTTGGTTCTTTATGGAGTATTTATCATGAAGCAAGGATGATTGAAGCTGAACAGATTGAAAAGACAGTAGAATTTGTAGAAGAAATTCTCAATAAATTCTCGGTACAAGATATTCATATGGATTTTTATTCGGGTAGACTAAATTATAGTTTATTTAAGAAAAATGATTATGAGCTTTTTAAACATGTCATTAACGTCGCATTGCTTTCTGCACTCATAGGAACGCGTTTAGGGTATGAAGAGAAAGAACTTAGAGATTTAACCTTGGGAGCATTCCTTCATGATTTAGGGAAACTAAGAATACCCAGGGCGATTCTTAACAAACCTGCAGGTTTAACAGAAGAAGAATTTGCAATCATGAAACGACATCCGTTAATAGGCGAAGGATTGTTAATAAACACCCCATTATTACCGGGTGTTGTGGCAATAATTAAAGAACATCATGAACGATGGAATGGATTGGGATATCCTTATGGATTGAAAGGAAATGATATTCACAGGAATGCCCAAATTGTAGCAGTCGCTGATGTTTTTGAAGCCTTGACCGCGGACAGACCGTACCGAAAAGGGTTGCCTCCTTATCATGCATTGGAAATGATTATTGCTGAATCAGGGAAAGACTTTAATCCGAAAGTGGTTCAAGCTTTAAAAGAATCGTTAACCCTCTATCCCGAAAACACAAGAATTTCCCTAAACACAGGTGAAGTTGGGGTGGTAATAGCTGTACCTATCCAAAAGCCAATCCGACCTCTTATTCACTTGCTGTTTGATAGGGAAGGAAGATGTCTCCATCAGGATACTTATGTAAACTTAATGCAAGATTCGACGCGCTTTATAGAACGGGTGGAGTTTGAAGAATGA